A region of Opitutaceae bacterium DNA encodes the following proteins:
- a CDS encoding Nramp family divalent metal transporter, protein MEMTPSLPPDTGWRQSNGTPSLPEVHGSIPVQPHSSFWRKQMAFTGPGLLVAVGYMDPGNWATDLAGGAQFGYTLLSVVLISNLMAILLQHLALKLGIVTGRDLAQACRDQYSRPATVVLWLLCEVAIIACDLAEVLGSAIALNLLFGLPLLVGVLITAADVLVVLLLQNKGFRYIECLVGGLMALIGACFAYEMIVSHPVVADALVGLMPSPQIVSNPATLYIAIGILGATVMPHNLYLHSSIVQTRAFAKTSEGKTMAVKFASIDSTLALLIAFFINAAILILSAATFHRTGRHDVAEIKDAYLLLTPVLAAPLASALFAVALLASGQNSTLTGTLAGQIVMEGFLNIRLRPWVRRMITRLLAMVPAVIVVAVAGENGVGRLLILSQVVLSLQLSFAVVPLVLFTSDRKKMGDHVNAPWLRRLAWLVTIIIAGLNIHLLGQTVLGWIRP, encoded by the coding sequence ATGGAAATGACCCCGTCCCTTCCTCCAGATACAGGTTGGCGGCAAAGCAATGGCACGCCGTCGCTTCCCGAGGTGCATGGATCGATTCCGGTGCAACCTCACTCGAGCTTCTGGAGAAAGCAGATGGCTTTCACCGGACCGGGACTGCTCGTCGCGGTTGGTTACATGGACCCGGGAAACTGGGCGACCGACCTCGCGGGTGGCGCCCAATTCGGCTATACGTTGCTGTCTGTCGTCCTGATTTCGAATCTGATGGCTATCCTGCTTCAGCATCTCGCGTTGAAGCTGGGCATCGTCACCGGACGTGATCTCGCGCAGGCCTGCCGCGATCAGTATTCGCGGCCAGCGACAGTCGTGCTGTGGCTCTTGTGCGAAGTGGCGATTATTGCGTGCGATCTCGCCGAGGTTCTCGGCTCGGCTATCGCACTCAATCTTCTCTTTGGCCTGCCGCTGCTCGTCGGCGTGTTGATCACGGCTGCGGATGTCCTCGTGGTCCTGCTGCTACAGAACAAGGGCTTTCGTTACATCGAATGTCTCGTCGGCGGTCTGATGGCCCTCATCGGCGCCTGTTTTGCCTACGAGATGATCGTCTCGCATCCGGTCGTCGCGGACGCGCTCGTCGGGCTCATGCCCAGTCCGCAGATCGTGAGCAATCCCGCGACGCTTTATATCGCCATCGGCATCCTCGGGGCCACGGTGATGCCACACAATCTCTATCTGCACTCCAGCATCGTGCAGACCCGGGCGTTCGCCAAGACCTCCGAGGGAAAAACGATGGCCGTGAAGTTCGCGAGCATCGACTCGACGCTGGCGCTGCTGATCGCATTTTTCATCAACGCCGCCATCTTGATTCTCAGTGCCGCGACATTCCACCGGACCGGCCGGCACGATGTCGCCGAGATCAAGGACGCCTATCTTTTGCTCACGCCAGTTCTGGCCGCGCCTCTGGCCAGCGCACTGTTTGCTGTCGCCCTGCTGGCCTCCGGTCAGAATTCCACGCTCACAGGCACACTCGCCGGGCAGATAGTGATGGAGGGATTTCTCAACATCCGGCTGCGGCCTTGGGTGCGACGCATGATCACCCGGCTGCTGGCCATGGTGCCCGCAGTGATCGTGGTTGCCGTGGCCGGTGAGAACGGCGTGGGACGCCTGCTCATCCTCAGCCAGGTCGTTCTCTCGCTTCAGCTCAGTTTCGCCGTAGTCCCGCTCGTGCTGTTC